Proteins from one Limanda limanda chromosome 9, fLimLim1.1, whole genome shotgun sequence genomic window:
- the qsox1 gene encoding sulfhydryl oxidase 1: MARSCGCATSRFPPREAATLAAWLCVCLLSLPWAAEAGLYTSSDQIILLTPENVEAVLVNSSAATVVEFYASWCGHCRMFSPVYRGLAIDIKEWKPAVDLAAIDCAEPVNRKVCIDYSISGYPTIKFFHAYKKADSNGLPFKGFIRDVRGLRHKIIDKLEAHVPWPPACPPLEPTSEAELDSFFETNNVQNLALIFEEASSYIGRELTLDMLQFDNIAVRRVLSTEEGLVTKLGVTEFPSCFLYYPGGNFSRLKVIEEARTFYSYALQRLPGVVRSGKPPPVATDVLSNSTEDPWRPFNSSRVYMLDLESTLHYSLRVEVAAHTIIRGEALIALKKYVAVLAKFFPGRPVVMNLLKSSSSWLQNQSGDEISYEAFKEIVDNSAQSPDTALPEGERWVGCQGSQPHFRRFPCGLWTLFHVLTVQAKKVGSSDPQEVLTAMRNYVHSFFGCRPCAEHFENMASEGLAMMNTSSLAVLWLWAKHNRVNNRLAGALTEDPNFPKIQWPSPEMCPSCHTVEEDGDHRWNQETMLPFLMSYFSSDSILTDYLEDESQILTKQREKHGSQQRALEAQKRVERKAREASDLMMDPPVQPTVQEEEEEEEEGEEPLDEAVTDEEEEGAEGAAAADEMGSKTSEPSPWAKPEVGRRQQQAHQKPSIVGMRMRDTQEDIVDLDSFVNQHYKAKALLLAASTRVKQRTLQRKEEQEPGPVFGLGMELDAGLGMVGLQPMESDFDLDGGQKRKWQQKRELTGQYFGEESRHKSHLMSMLSIGFSRVDISLCVILYFLSFMCLLAMYLFYKKRFRLRRDKLSLP, from the exons ATGGCGCGCAGCTGCGGCTGTGCCACGTCTCGGTTTCCTCCCAGAGAAGCGGCCACACTCGCCGCCTGGCTCTGcgtgtgtctcctctccttACCCTGGGCTGCGGAGGCCGGGCTGTACACCTCCTCCGACCAGATCATCCTGTTGACTCCGGAGAACGTGGAGGCGGTGCTGGTGAACTCCTCCGCGGCCACGGTGGTGGAGTTCTACGCGTCGTGGTGCGGCCACTGCAGGATGTTCTCTCCGGTCTACAGAGGGCTGGCTATTGATATTAAAG AGTGGAAGCCAGCTGTGGACCTTGCAGCGATAGACTGCGCTGAACCTGTGAACAGGAAGGTCTGCATCGACTACAGCATCTCAGGGTATCCGACCATCAAG TTCTTCCATGCCTACAAAAAGGCTGACTCCAACGGCCTGCCTTTCAAAG GGTTTATTCGCGATGTTCGAGGTCTCCGTCACAAGATCATCGACAAACTAGAAGCCCACGTGCCCTGGCCCCCCGCCTGCCCCCCGCTGGAGCCCACCAG cgaAGCCGAGCTCGACAGCTTCTTTGAGACAAACAATGTTCAGAACCTGGCCCTGATCTTTGAAGAGGCCAGCTCCTACATAGGCCGAGAG cTTACCCTGGACATGTTGCAGTTTGACAACATTGCCGTGCGGAGGGTCCTGAGCACAGAAGAAGGACTGGTGACCAAACTGGGAGTGACTGAGTTCCCATCGTGTTTCCTCTATTATCCTGGAGGCAACTTCAGCAGACTCAAAGT CATCGAAGAGGCTCGTACTTTCTACTCTTACGCCCTCCAGAGGCTGCCGGGGGTGGTGCGGTCAGGAAAGCCTCCACCGGTCGCCACAGATGTCCTCAGCAACAGCACAGAGGATCCCTGGAGACCATTCAACAG TTCCAGGGTGTACATGTTGGACCTGGAGTCAACGCTGCACTACTCCCTACGTGTGGAGGTGGCAGCTCACACCATCATTAGAGGAGAAGCCCTGATTGCTCTCAAGAAGTATGTTGCTGTCTTGGCTAAG TTCTTTCCGGGCCGTCCTGTGGTGATGAACCTGTTAAAGAGTTCGAGCTCCTggctacagaaccagtctggagATGAGATTTCCTACGAGGCCTTTAAAGAGATAGTGGATAACTCAGCACAG TCTCCAGACACAGCTTTGCCCGAGGGAGAGAGGTGGGTGGGCTGTCAGGGTTCACAGCCTCATTTCAGACGTTTCCCTTGTGGGTTGTGGACTCTGTTCCATGTTCTCACTGTCCAGGCCAAGAAGGTTGGAagctcag ATCCTCAGGAGGTGCTGACTGCGATGAGGAACTACGTCCACAGCTTCTTCGGCTGCAGGCCGTGTGCAGAGCACTTTGAGAACATGGCGAGCGAAGGTCTGGCCATGATGAACACGTCGTCGCTGGCCGTCCTGTGGCTGTGGGCCAAACACAATCGCGTCAACAACAGACTAGCAG GGGCTTTGACTGAAGACCCCAACTTTCCAAAGATCCAGTGGCCTTCACCAGAGATGTGTCCCTCCTGCCATACGGTGGAGGAGGACGGGGACCACAGGTGGAACCAAGAGACGATGCTGCCCTTCCTCATGTCCTACTTCTCCTCCGACAGCATCCTCACAG ATTATCTTGAAGATGAAAGCCAGATCCTGACAaagcagagggaaaaacacGGCAGCCAGCAGCGAGCTTTAGAGGCTCAGAAGCGTGTTGAAAGGAAAGCCAGGGAGGCCTCGGACCTTATGATGGATCCTCCAGTGCAGCCCACTGtgcaagaagaggaggaagaagaagaggagggagaggagccgCTGGATGAAGCCGTgacagatgaagaggaggaaggtgcggagggagcggcagcagcagatgaGATGGGCAGTAAGACCTCCGAGCCGAGTCCTTGGGCCAAACCTGAAGTGGGTCGACGGCAGCAGCAGGCCCACCAAAAGCCGAGCATTGTGGGGATGAGGATGCGAGACACGCAGGAGGACATTGTGGATCTGGACTCATTTGTCAACCAGCACTACAAGGCCAAGGCGCTGCTGTTGGCCGCCTCCACCCGAGTCAAACAGCGCACCctgcagaggaaggaggagcaggagcccgGGCCTGTGTTCGGGCTCGGCATGGAGCTGGACGCGGGACTCGGGATGGTCGGTCTGCAGCCTATGGAGTCTGACTTTGACCTGGACGGTGGGCAGAAGAGGAAGTGGCAGCAAAAGCGAGAACTGACAGGCCAGTACTTTGGCGAGGAGTCGAGACACAAGAGTCACTTGATGTCTATGCTGAGCATCGGATTCTCCAGAGTGGACATCAGCCTGTGTGTCATTCTTTACTTCCTGTCCTTTATGTGTCTACTCGCCATGTACCTGTTCTACAAAAAACGCTTCAGGCTACGGCGGGATAAATTATCCCTGCCCTGA